From the genome of Scytonema hofmannii PCC 7110, one region includes:
- a CDS encoding NHLP leader peptide family RiPP precursor, with protein sequence MTQAGANPSNSERDFLDEQLKARLGIESALIAKAWVDENFKQELISDPKGMIARELNTQIPDGVEVQILEETPTTYYLSIPMKPSVDTEEELSDEELEAVAGGGVKKSIFNTVMEGVKGCSC encoded by the coding sequence ATGACTCAAGCAGGAGCAAATCCATCTAATAGCGAACGAGACTTTCTTGACGAACAACTCAAGGCTAGACTGGGGATTGAGTCGGCATTAATTGCCAAAGCCTGGGTAGATGAAAACTTCAAGCAAGAGTTAATCAGCGATCCCAAAGGAATGATCGCACGGGAATTAAACACTCAGATTCCTGATGGTGTTGAAGTTCAAATACTTGAAGAAACTCCGACAACTTATTATCTATCCATCCCGATGAAGCCTTCTGTCGATACTGAAGAAGAACTCTCCGACGAGGAACTAGAAGCGGTTGCTGGTGGAGGTGTGAAAAAGTCGATATTCAATACTGTTATGGAAGGAGTCAAAGGGTGTTCATGCTAA
- a CDS encoding GNAT family N-acetyltransferase yields the protein MYSLQILDSSTATAYERMTFPLFRSRLQVLHPQELTVAVGASDLGQPIGLALAEIQSDNTSAKVLSLYVGSEHRNAGIGTALLTRLEQVLRQRGCTNATLVYITSKPTTPALEHLLEKCHWSPPMPRMLICKSDRRVLNAPWLKMYENLPPSFTIFPWCELTHEERIAIQQQQEKDPWIPEELVPFLHEEGMEPLTSFGLRYQEQVVGWLITHRIYPDTIRYTCDWVREDLQKTGCLLALHAKAHKRQAIAKIPKAIWTVPLHHSNMVRFEEYEKDYLTSMEQTKGSFKILDASSDI from the coding sequence ATGTATTCATTGCAGATTCTTGATAGTTCGACAGCAACTGCTTATGAGAGAATGACCTTTCCTCTCTTCCGGTCTCGGCTGCAAGTCCTACACCCACAAGAGCTGACAGTAGCAGTCGGGGCTTCTGATTTGGGGCAACCAATTGGGTTAGCCCTAGCCGAGATCCAATCAGACAATACCTCTGCTAAAGTGCTATCTTTATATGTCGGTTCCGAACACCGCAATGCCGGAATCGGAACAGCTCTCCTTACCCGTTTAGAGCAGGTGTTGCGTCAAAGAGGTTGTACGAACGCGACCCTGGTCTATATAACAAGCAAACCGACAACGCCTGCGCTGGAACACCTGCTTGAAAAATGCCACTGGTCCCCGCCAATGCCACGAATGCTGATCTGTAAGAGCGATCGCCGGGTTTTAAATGCGCCTTGGCTGAAAATGTACGAAAATTTGCCGCCTTCATTTACCATTTTTCCCTGGTGTGAATTAACCCATGAGGAACGAATCGCCATCCAACAACAGCAAGAGAAAGATCCTTGGATTCCAGAAGAGTTAGTTCCTTTTCTGCATGAAGAAGGTATGGAACCTCTTACCAGTTTTGGATTGCGTTACCAAGAGCAAGTAGTAGGATGGCTAATTACTCATCGGATTTACCCAGACACGATCCGCTACACTTGCGATTGGGTCAGGGAAGATCTCCAGAAAACGGGATGCTTACTTGCTCTCCACGCTAAGGCACATAAGCGTCAAGCGATCGCAAAAATTCCGAAAGCGATCTGGACTGTACCCTTGCACCATTCAAACATGGTACGATTTGAAGAGTATGAGAAAGACTACTTAACTTCTATGGAGCAAACCAAGGGGTCATTTAAAATTTTGGATGCTTCGTCTGATATTTAG
- a CDS encoding AMP-binding protein: protein MTNISMEILSFIDILHSRALNEPDRLALVFLEDGEIASDRLTYQSLDRQARAIAAQLQSLGLEGERALLLYSPGLEFVSAFFGCLYAEVVAVPAYPPRRDRFLERLLSIIADAQPKIILTDTSTLSDLERRFSTNQELKALFWLTTDTIPSQLEQQWQKPAIANDTLAFLQYTSGSTAMPKGVMVTHGNLLHNSEHIYRCFQHTPHSQGVIWLPPYHDMGLIGGVLQPVYAGFPVTLMSPVAFLQKPIRWLEAISQFKATTSGGPNFAYELCISKITPEQRVNLDLSSWEVAFNGAEPIRAETLERFVEAFAPCGFRREAFYPCYGMAEGTLIVSGGLKTAAPIISQVDRKAIEQNQVVCGESENSQTLVGLGRAWLDQKIVIADPKTLTQCSSGRVGEIWVSGSSVALGYWNQPEASEQTFQAYLADTQTRPFLRTGDLGFLQDGELFITGRLKDLIIIRGHNYYPQDIELTVEQSHPALRIAGGAAFTIEVDGVERLAIAQEVERHYLRQLDINQVVGAIRQAISEAYELQVYAIVLLKTGTIPKTSSGKIQRHSCRTGFLKGTLEIVGNWQEPPPMDVDLQASAEFWRQSFDAEPSSITAEQIQAWLVFRLSKELKIASEEIDIQEAFAYYGLDSSVAIAITGELIDWLGYEVEPTLFWEYPNIEELARYLAQLLNSGKDIGARRPCAPTNIFG from the coding sequence ATGACGAATATTAGCATGGAAATTTTAAGTTTTATTGATATTTTGCACTCCAGAGCGTTAAACGAACCTGACCGATTGGCTTTGGTCTTTTTGGAGGATGGGGAAATAGCATCCGATCGCTTGACTTATCAAAGCTTAGATCGACAAGCAAGGGCGATAGCAGCTCAACTACAATCCTTGGGACTGGAGGGTGAAAGGGCTTTACTGCTCTATTCTCCCGGTCTAGAGTTCGTTAGCGCTTTTTTTGGGTGTTTGTATGCTGAAGTTGTGGCTGTTCCCGCATATCCGCCCCGACGCGATCGCTTTTTAGAACGTCTGCTCAGTATTATCGCTGATGCTCAGCCTAAAATCATCTTAACAGATACCTCAACTTTATCCGATCTAGAGCGACGATTTTCCACAAATCAAGAACTGAAAGCACTTTTCTGGCTAACTACGGATACCATCCCAAGTCAATTAGAACAGCAATGGCAAAAACCCGCGATCGCTAACGACACCTTAGCATTTCTTCAGTACACCTCTGGCTCTACTGCCATGCCGAAAGGAGTTATGGTAACTCATGGCAATCTGCTTCACAATTCGGAACATATCTATCGGTGCTTCCAGCATACGCCTCACAGCCAAGGGGTGATTTGGTTGCCTCCTTACCACGACATGGGATTGATTGGGGGAGTATTGCAACCCGTTTATGCAGGATTTCCCGTCACTCTCATGTCCCCTGTAGCATTTTTGCAAAAGCCGATTCGCTGGCTGGAAGCAATTTCTCAATTCAAAGCGACTACTAGTGGCGGTCCCAATTTTGCTTACGAACTGTGTATTAGCAAAATAACGCCCGAACAACGGGTAAATCTTGACTTGAGTAGCTGGGAGGTAGCTTTCAATGGCGCTGAACCCATTCGAGCAGAAACTCTGGAGCGATTTGTCGAAGCGTTTGCTCCCTGTGGTTTTCGGCGAGAAGCTTTTTATCCCTGTTATGGGATGGCTGAAGGAACTCTAATTGTTTCTGGCGGGTTGAAAACTGCTGCGCCCATTATCTCCCAGGTCGATAGAAAAGCTATTGAGCAAAACCAGGTAGTTTGTGGGGAGTCAGAAAATAGTCAAACTCTTGTCGGTCTCGGTCGGGCGTGGCTTGACCAAAAGATTGTCATTGCCGATCCAAAAACCTTAACTCAGTGTTCGTCCGGTCGGGTGGGAGAAATTTGGGTATCCGGTTCCAGTGTTGCTCTAGGATATTGGAATCAGCCCGAAGCAAGCGAACAGACTTTTCAAGCTTATCTAGCTGATACCCAGACAAGACCTTTCCTGCGTACCGGGGACTTGGGATTTTTGCAGGATGGCGAACTGTTTATTACTGGTCGCCTCAAGGATTTAATTATTATCCGGGGACACAATTATTATCCCCAAGATATCGAACTGACTGTAGAACAAAGTCACCCTGCTCTTCGTATTGCTGGCGGTGCAGCCTTTACAATAGAAGTCGATGGGGTGGAACGGCTGGCGATCGCCCAGGAAGTAGAGCGGCATTATCTGCGCCAGCTAGATATTAACCAGGTAGTTGGTGCCATCCGTCAAGCTATCTCAGAAGCATATGAACTGCAAGTTTATGCTATCGTACTGCTAAAAACAGGGACTATACCCAAGACCTCTAGCGGCAAGATTCAGCGCCATTCCTGTCGCACTGGTTTTTTAAAAGGTACATTAGAGATTGTCGGCAATTGGCAAGAACCGCCTCCGATGGATGTAGATTTGCAAGCATCAGCCGAATTTTGGCGACAATCCTTCGATGCTGAACCCTCGTCAATAACGGCAGAACAGATCCAAGCTTGGCTGGTTTTTCGCTTGTCAAAGGAGTTAAAAATCGCTTCAGAGGAGATCGACATTCAGGAAGCCTTCGCTTACTACGGTCTGGATTCATCGGTAGCGATCGCTATTACGGGCGAATTAATAGACTGGTTGGGGTACGAAGTCGAACCGACACTGTTCTGGGAATATCCGAACATTGAAGAACTTGCACGCTATCTTGCTCAATTATTAAACTCCGGAAAAGATATAGGGGCGCGGCGGCCTTGCGCCCCTACCAATATTTTCGGGTAA
- a CDS encoding NB-ARC domain-containing protein, translating into MDAQQALAFVDALVFTKKGKHLSDLQRLILQSFWSDPCLRYDDIAKSYGYSVGYLKQDVGPKLWLLLSEVCGEKVSKTNFRSALDRRSHQIDITPLVEDSLPITRFSEKVIDTTELSPALVNTPVGGTTRYQDWGDAPDVSVFYNRIQELATLEQWIVADRCRLIVLLGMGGIGKTHLSVKLAAQIQNHFEYLIWRSLAQAPSLQQLAIDLLRFLTQGEENNLPIRFEEQISYLIHILKKNRCLLILDNTETILRSDVLTGQYQEGYEDYRTFFQRLGECNHNSCLLLTTREKPKEIALMQGETLPVRSLKLNGLNFQAAQKLLQLKGCFLESEESYHVLIENYGGNPLALKIVASIAADLFDGNISELLRKKSLVFGEINEVLEQQFNRLPFSVKSFLYWLTLEQEPIDESNLSVVTFPDFSHKLIIETIQSLWHHSFLEKKNKKLFLQPVVREYFQNKLVEQILEEIESENLVLLNQYPLLKSRAKEYLKQTQIQLLIKPLLDRLLTFYKNLKNIEIKFQKILANLQKNTTLSPGYAAGNIINLLCQLQVELSGYDFSNLTVWSGCLQNTNLQNVNFTRADLSQSVFAKQLTSILSVAFSPDSRLLATGDVNGEIHLWQIADGQPILNCKGHAGWVHSITFSPDGKMLCSASSDHTVKLWDVSDGSCLKTLVGHHQRVRSAVFSPDGKLIASGGSDATIRLWDTNSGQCLKVLSGHKSYIWSVVFSPDGSMIASGSEDKSIKLWHVNMGECRQTLLEHNRWVRTLAFSPDSKFLVSGSGDRKIKIWEIKTGKCLRTLTGHTQRLRSVAFSPDGKLIASGSGDRTARLWSVADGKCLKTLHGHNNLLTSVAFSPDGTILATGGEDRSVRLWEVNTGSCIDIWQGYGSWIQSVAFSPDGKTLASGSEDKTVRLWNLEEAQSLKTLPSSIALEGHRGWVCSVAFSPDGKHLASGSSDYSVKLWDVGTGQCLKTLQGHSRWIGSVAFSPDGLTLASCGGDYTVKLWDVITGNCLKTLHRHAGWLWSVQFSPDGVTLASASEDKTIKLWDICTGKCIKTLVGHTSWVQGISFSPDGKVLASASCDCSIRLWEVVTGECLKTLRGHTSWVQSVAFSPNGEILASGSCDQTVKLWNLSTGKCQQTILAHQSWVWSVAFSPDGKTVVSGGQDETIQLWDIQTGKCLGMLRTKRPYEGMCIAEAKGLTEVQQEALRFLGAVE; encoded by the coding sequence ATGGACGCTCAACAAGCTTTAGCTTTTGTTGACGCTTTGGTATTTACGAAAAAAGGTAAGCATCTGAGCGATTTGCAAAGGCTGATTCTGCAATCGTTTTGGTCAGATCCGTGTCTGCGCTACGATGACATTGCCAAAAGCTACGGCTACTCGGTGGGTTACCTCAAGCAAGATGTCGGACCTAAGTTATGGTTGCTGCTGTCGGAGGTTTGCGGTGAAAAAGTGAGTAAAACCAATTTTCGCTCGGCTTTAGACAGGCGATCGCATCAGATAGATATCACTCCGCTGGTTGAGGACAGTTTACCCATAACAAGGTTTAGTGAGAAGGTGATTGATACAACCGAGCTATCGCCAGCTTTGGTCAACACTCCAGTCGGTGGGACGACAAGATATCAAGACTGGGGAGATGCACCTGATGTTTCCGTTTTCTACAATCGCATTCAAGAACTGGCTACCCTAGAACAATGGATAGTGGCCGATCGCTGTCGCTTGATTGTCTTGCTAGGAATGGGAGGAATCGGTAAAACCCATCTTAGCGTTAAGTTAGCCGCACAAATTCAGAACCATTTTGAATATTTGATTTGGCGATCGCTAGCCCAAGCGCCTTCTTTACAACAACTGGCGATCGACCTCCTCAGATTTTTAACTCAAGGAGAGGAAAACAATTTACCAATTAGATTTGAGGAGCAAATTTCGTATCTGATTCATATTTTGAAAAAAAACCGATGTTTGTTGATACTAGATAATACCGAGACGATTTTAAGAAGTGATGTCTTAACAGGTCAATATCAAGAAGGCTATGAGGATTATAGAACATTTTTTCAACGGCTAGGAGAATGCAATCATAACAGTTGCTTGCTGCTAACTACGAGAGAAAAACCTAAAGAAATTGCCTTAATGCAAGGAGAAACCTTACCCGTTCGCTCTTTAAAATTAAACGGCTTGAATTTCCAAGCCGCGCAGAAACTTTTGCAATTAAAAGGCTGCTTTTTAGAGTCGGAGGAATCCTATCACGTTTTAATCGAAAACTATGGCGGTAATCCTTTAGCCTTAAAAATTGTTGCTTCCATAGCAGCCGATTTGTTTGATGGGAATATTTCCGAACTTTTGAGAAAAAAATCTTTAGTCTTTGGCGAAATCAACGAAGTTTTAGAACAGCAATTTAATCGTTTACCTTTTTCAGTCAAAAGCTTTTTATACTGGTTAACTCTTGAACAAGAACCAATCGATGAAAGCAATTTGAGTGTAGTCACTTTTCCAGACTTCTCACACAAATTAATTATTGAAACTATCCAATCGCTGTGGCATCATTCTTTTTTGGAGAAAAAGAACAAAAAACTTTTTTTACAACCTGTTGTTAGAGAATATTTCCAGAACAAGCTCGTCGAGCAAATTCTGGAAGAGATTGAGAGTGAGAATCTAGTTTTATTAAACCAGTATCCTTTACTCAAATCAAGAGCTAAAGAATATCTCAAACAAACTCAGATTCAACTACTTATTAAACCTTTATTAGATAGGCTGTTAACCTTTTATAAAAATCTCAAAAATATTGAGATAAAATTCCAAAAAATTCTCGCAAACCTACAAAAAAATACGACGTTATCTCCGGGATACGCAGCTGGAAACATTATTAATCTTTTATGTCAGCTTCAAGTTGAACTAAGCGGATATGACTTCTCAAATTTAACTGTTTGGTCTGGCTGTTTACAAAATACTAACTTACAAAATGTCAATTTTACTCGTGCCGATCTCAGTCAGTCAGTATTTGCAAAACAGTTAACCAGCATTTTATCTGTTGCCTTTAGTCCCGATAGCAGATTACTTGCCACTGGAGATGTGAATGGAGAAATTCACTTATGGCAAATTGCCGATGGTCAGCCGATTCTCAACTGTAAAGGACATGCAGGTTGGGTACATTCAATTACTTTTAGTCCCGATGGAAAAATGCTCTGTAGCGCTAGCAGCGACCATACTGTGAAATTATGGGATGTGTCCGACGGCAGTTGCCTGAAAACGCTGGTAGGACATCATCAACGAGTTCGTTCAGCTGTTTTTAGTCCAGATGGCAAGCTAATAGCCAGTGGTGGAAGCGATGCAACAATCAGACTCTGGGATACTAATAGCGGTCAATGTCTAAAAGTTTTGTCAGGACATAAAAGTTATATTTGGTCTGTCGTTTTCTCTCCTGATGGCAGCATGATTGCCAGTGGGAGTGAAGATAAGAGTATTAAACTTTGGCATGTGAACATGGGTGAATGTCGGCAAACGCTATTAGAACATAATCGTTGGGTACGAACGCTAGCATTTAGTCCCGATAGCAAGTTTTTGGTAAGTGGCAGTGGCGATCGCAAGATCAAAATTTGGGAAATTAAAACTGGCAAATGTTTGAGAACACTCACAGGACATACTCAAAGATTGCGATCGGTCGCCTTTAGTCCAGATGGCAAGCTGATAGCTAGTGGTAGTGGCGATCGCACGGCCAGACTTTGGAGTGTTGCTGACGGAAAATGCCTCAAAACCCTACACGGTCATAACAATCTTTTAACCTCAGTCGCTTTTAGTCCTGATGGGACAATTTTGGCCACTGGCGGAGAAGATCGATCCGTGCGACTATGGGAAGTCAACACGGGTAGCTGCATCGATATTTGGCAAGGTTACGGCAGTTGGATTCAATCAGTCGCCTTCAGTCCCGATGGAAAAACCTTAGCCAGTGGTAGTGAAGATAAGACTGTCCGATTGTGGAATCTTGAGGAGGCTCAATCTTTAAAAACTCTGCCAAGTTCAATTGCCTTGGAAGGACATCGAGGATGGGTCTGTTCCGTCGCATTTAGTCCTGATGGCAAACATCTTGCCAGTGGTAGTAGCGATTATAGTGTCAAGCTTTGGGATGTAGGGACAGGTCAATGCCTAAAAACCTTACAAGGACATAGTCGTTGGATTGGTTCGGTGGCGTTTAGTCCCGATGGACTGACGCTAGCCAGTTGCGGTGGTGACTACACTGTCAAGTTATGGGATGTCATTACAGGAAACTGCTTAAAAACTTTACACAGACACGCAGGTTGGTTGTGGTCTGTCCAATTTAGTCCCGATGGGGTGACACTGGCGAGTGCTTCTGAAGACAAAACTATTAAACTGTGGGATATTTGCACGGGTAAATGTATAAAAACGCTCGTGGGGCATACTAGCTGGGTACAAGGAATATCTTTTAGTCCCGATGGCAAAGTTTTGGCGAGTGCAAGTTGTGATTGCAGTATCCGCTTATGGGAAGTCGTTACAGGAGAATGTTTAAAAACGTTACGGGGACACACGAGTTGGGTACAGTCAGTAGCATTTAGTCCAAATGGGGAAATTTTAGCCAGTGGTAGTTGTGACCAAACCGTGAAGCTTTGGAATTTAAGTACAGGGAAATGTCAGCAAACGATACTAGCTCATCAGAGTTGGGTTTGGTCGGTGGCGTTTAGTCCCGATGGGAAGACTGTGGTCAGCGGTGGTCAAGATGAAACGATCCAACTCTGGGATATTCAAACAGGAAAATGCCTAGGTATGTTGAGAACAAAACGACCCTATGAAGGAATGTGTATCGCGGAAGCGAAAGGTTTAACAGAAGTTCAACAGGAAGCCTTAAGATTTTTAGGCGCAGTAGAGTAG
- a CDS encoding type 2 lanthipeptide synthetase LanM family protein → MKLARKDLAQIVGKASTIAERLKSNLLMNEVPINDSRVNSRLERWCRVAAKGDTKKFEKRLAWDGLDVSTVRRALDTAYWVGDAPLPTWAETFAAVMEAISSVALETLEKDNSSQYRFVDPEDPIPFETVFISFVEVARKKLLARANGGYQLLEPSVQVILERNLLKKLASVGSQTLQAEFVTFRNFRRASLVSSVAHSSGSLSRELYQQFIEQLLSNNLLSLFQKYSVLARLLATTINLWVEAIGEFLQRLVKDWSEIQQIFQAEGVLGQIVKLNLDIGDAHNCGRCVIIIEFSCGLKLVYKPRTLGLEGAYFQLLSWLNEQGMPLPFKVLKVIDHSSYGWVEYVAQLPCENESAVKRYYRRAGVLLCLLYALKGKDCHYENLIASGEHPVPIDLETLLQPEIRGLEDRGDYGELQTLVNQILDNSVLSTGLLPNWEMSPDGHTLFDVSGLGGVGEQQIPYQILTWHNINTDRMALGQRYGKLAHQANLPTLDGVVCSLNGYIEEIVDGFRQMYDFLLDRQEAILVPDGPLASLARQKVRFLFRNTRLYGVVLKNALAPQFLQNGADFSIELDILSRAFLACDEKPDCWQLLGREEEALAQLDMPYLSAYSDNNALIISPEETIVGVFREPSYNSVIARLQQLSAEDLTQQTAIIRGSLYALVATDLESATVFEYQEPEFDDFTPLSREAMLQQALAIATDLKDKAIYTADGIARWTGLEYMPQTGKLQLQLIDFGLEGGCGIALFLAALERVTGGAGYRDLALSALKLLRRILNNSKAYQLLKMSVDLGATGGFGSILYALVKVSQFLEEPALLEDARQLAFLITPTDIISDRNLDISMGTAGALLGLLSLYQATGDSSALEIAMICGQHLLARRSVSETGYKTWKTMGLEKPLTGFSHGAAGIAYALLRLYGVTSDPTYLETAKEAIAYETSVFSQEAQNWPDFRPFILKNNQPAFMTSWCHGAPGIGLARLGSLKYLDAPEIRQDIDIALQATQKFPWLGVDHLCCGNFGRVDVLLEASRRLSRPELLETVPQHIAWVVERAKQTGGFHIFHKVTQGVYHPGFFRGVAGIGYELLRLAEPNLLPSVLLWD, encoded by the coding sequence ATGAAATTGGCTCGGAAAGATTTAGCTCAAATAGTGGGTAAGGCGAGTACAATTGCCGAACGTCTAAAATCTAATTTATTGATGAATGAAGTTCCTATCAATGACTCAAGGGTTAACTCCCGACTTGAGCGCTGGTGTCGGGTTGCGGCTAAAGGAGATACCAAAAAATTTGAGAAGCGTCTCGCTTGGGATGGTCTAGATGTAAGCACAGTTCGTCGTGCTCTCGACACAGCCTACTGGGTTGGAGATGCACCCCTACCAACTTGGGCGGAAACTTTTGCAGCTGTCATGGAAGCGATAAGTTCAGTTGCATTAGAAACCTTGGAGAAAGACAATTCGAGTCAGTACCGTTTTGTAGACCCCGAAGATCCAATTCCTTTTGAAACTGTTTTTATATCATTTGTGGAGGTGGCTAGAAAAAAACTCCTTGCTCGGGCTAACGGTGGATATCAGTTGCTGGAGCCATCAGTTCAGGTAATTCTAGAGCGCAATCTCTTAAAAAAGCTCGCTAGTGTTGGCTCGCAAACCCTGCAAGCAGAATTTGTGACTTTTCGTAATTTTAGACGAGCGAGCCTAGTTTCTTCAGTAGCGCACTCTTCTGGTAGTCTCTCTAGAGAACTTTACCAGCAGTTTATCGAGCAGCTACTTAGCAACAATCTGCTGTCTCTGTTCCAGAAATACAGCGTCTTAGCTCGGTTATTGGCAACAACTATCAACTTGTGGGTAGAAGCGATTGGTGAGTTTCTTCAGCGCTTGGTAAAAGACTGGTCGGAAATTCAGCAAATCTTCCAGGCTGAAGGTGTATTGGGACAGATTGTGAAGCTAAATCTAGATATTGGCGATGCTCACAATTGCGGGCGTTGTGTGATTATTATTGAATTTAGTTGCGGTCTGAAGCTGGTTTATAAACCCAGAACTCTAGGACTAGAGGGGGCTTATTTTCAGTTACTGTCTTGGTTAAACGAGCAAGGAATGCCTTTGCCTTTCAAGGTGCTCAAAGTTATTGACCACTCTAGTTATGGCTGGGTTGAGTATGTGGCGCAATTACCCTGTGAAAACGAGTCAGCTGTCAAGCGATACTATCGACGAGCGGGAGTTCTGCTGTGTCTGCTTTATGCCTTAAAAGGCAAAGATTGCCACTATGAAAACCTCATTGCTAGTGGCGAGCATCCCGTCCCGATCGATTTAGAAACCCTGCTACAACCGGAAATTCGGGGACTGGAGGATCGGGGCGATTATGGAGAGTTGCAAACCTTAGTCAATCAGATACTCGATAATTCTGTACTCAGTACGGGTCTGTTGCCAAACTGGGAAATGAGTCCCGATGGGCACACGCTCTTCGATGTCAGTGGATTAGGGGGAGTTGGCGAACAGCAAATACCCTATCAAATCCTAACTTGGCATAACATTAACACCGATCGCATGGCGTTAGGACAACGGTATGGCAAACTAGCGCACCAAGCCAATTTACCCACCCTCGACGGCGTTGTCTGTTCGCTGAATGGTTATATAGAGGAAATTGTCGATGGCTTTCGACAAATGTATGACTTCTTGCTTGATCGCCAAGAAGCTATTTTAGTACCTGACGGACCCTTAGCTTCTCTGGCTCGTCAGAAAGTGCGTTTTCTCTTTCGCAATACCAGGCTTTATGGAGTCGTGCTAAAAAATGCCCTCGCCCCCCAGTTTCTTCAAAATGGTGCAGACTTCAGCATCGAATTGGACATACTTAGCAGAGCGTTCCTCGCCTGTGACGAAAAACCTGACTGCTGGCAACTGCTGGGGCGGGAAGAGGAGGCATTGGCGCAATTAGATATGCCTTACTTGAGTGCTTACTCAGACAACAATGCACTGATTATTTCTCCAGAAGAAACCATTGTCGGAGTGTTCCGCGAACCTAGCTACAACTCGGTCATTGCTCGCCTACAGCAACTTAGCGCTGAAGACCTGACACAGCAGACTGCTATTATCAGGGGTTCTCTTTATGCGCTAGTTGCCACCGACCTTGAAAGTGCCACTGTGTTCGAGTATCAGGAGCCTGAGTTCGATGACTTTACACCTTTAAGTCGGGAAGCGATGTTGCAGCAAGCACTGGCGATTGCTACCGATCTCAAGGATAAGGCAATTTACACAGCTGATGGAATTGCCCGTTGGACTGGTTTGGAGTATATGCCGCAAACAGGAAAACTTCAATTACAATTAATAGATTTCGGCTTGGAAGGCGGGTGCGGGATTGCTTTATTCTTGGCTGCTCTAGAAAGGGTTACGGGAGGAGCCGGGTATCGAGACTTGGCTTTGTCTGCTCTCAAGCTGCTCCGCAGAATCCTGAACAATTCTAAAGCTTATCAACTACTGAAAATGTCCGTCGATCTGGGTGCTACTGGTGGTTTTGGCTCAATACTTTATGCGCTAGTCAAGGTCAGCCAATTTTTGGAAGAGCCAGCACTCCTGGAAGATGCTAGACAACTTGCCTTCTTGATAACTCCCACAGATATTATCAGCGATCGCAACTTAGACATCAGTATGGGAACAGCAGGGGCGCTGCTGGGATTATTATCGCTGTACCAGGCGACGGGTGATTCCTCAGCGCTAGAAATAGCGATGATCTGCGGTCAGCACTTGCTTGCGCGTCGCTCCGTCAGCGAAACGGGTTACAAAACTTGGAAAACAATGGGGCTAGAAAAACCGCTAACCGGATTTTCTCACGGAGCAGCTGGTATTGCCTATGCTTTGCTGCGATTGTACGGCGTGACTTCAGACCCGACTTACTTAGAAACCGCCAAAGAAGCGATCGCCTACGAAACCAGCGTCTTTTCACAAGAGGCGCAAAATTGGCCTGACTTTCGACCGTTCATCCTTAAGAACAACCAACCCGCTTTTATGACTAGTTGGTGTCATGGAGCGCCGGGAATTGGTCTAGCTCGTTTGGGAAGCTTAAAATATCTTGATGCTCCTGAAATTCGGCAAGATATTGACATCGCCCTCCAAGCGACCCAGAAATTTCCCTGGTTGGGAGTGGATCATCTCTGTTGTGGGAATTTTGGGCGGGTTGACGTGTTGCTAGAAGCATCCCGACGGCTTTCCCGACCAGAGTTACTCGAAACAGTTCCTCAGCACATTGCTTGGGTGGTGGAGCGAGCCAAACAAACGGGGGGTTTTCATATATTCCACAAAGTTACACAAGGAGTTTACCATCCAGGGTTCTTTCGGGGAGTCGCTGGTATTGGTTACGAACTATTGCGGTTAGCGGAACCGAACTTATTACCTTCGGTGTTGTTGTGGGATTAA